CGGTACCTGATGATACACTTCGCGATGAATCAGACCGTCCTCCTCCAGCTCCCGGAGCTGGAGCGTCAGCATCCTTTGCGTAATACTGGGGCAAATGCGGCGTAATTCATTGAAGCGCTTGGCCCCGTCAATCAGATGGTAGAGCAGTACGCCCTTCCATTTTCCGCCGATGACATCCAGCGTAAATTCTACCGGACAT
The window above is part of the Paenibacillus hamazuiensis genome. Proteins encoded here:
- a CDS encoding winged helix-turn-helix transcriptional regulator, translated to MESNKRRIGLATISEGCPVEFTLDVIGGKWKGVLLYHLIDGAKRFNELRRICPSITQRMLTLQLRELEEDGLIHREVYHQVPPKVEYSLTPLGQTLVPIIQQMKIWGEQHRDAIASKTGDKAEL